GAGCAATAAAGAATCTGCCGTCGGGCGTGTAGAGAAGGAAGGTTCAAAGGAGAAAAGTCAAAACAGAACAATAGCGGAGAAAGCGAAAGCAGGAAAAATAGAGCTCGAGAATAAAAAGTCGAGAAAAGGAAAGCCGGAAACTGCTGATCCGATATTAACGAGTTGTTCCGATATTCGAGGAGCGTACCGTAAACATTCTACACCGAAGGTGACGGATAGGGTTATCAACAAACAGGACGGCATCCCATACAATCTACCAGAGAGCTTTCCTTTGAATCGAGATAATGACGTTACACCATTCGGTCATCCGGAAATCCCGAAAAAGAAGGAAAACAATAGCGGCGGGAAAATGAAAATAGTGCCTGAAGTTACGGAGTCTGAAAGTGAAAATAGTTCAACGGATAAAAATGACATTTCGGATGAAGATAGCTATAGCGATACAGAAAGTTACGTAGAAGACGAAAATAGCTCGGTGGATGAAGAAGATAGATTCGAGAAAGAAGATGGCAGCGAAATGGAAAAAGAGAGTTCTGGTAAAAGTGAAAATGATGAAGTACCAGCAAGAAGAAAAAAGGAGACGCAACTTCGCAAGCATCGTAGCCAATACGACCCGACAAAGGCTCAGCTTTCTGCGCGtcagtttctttcaaaaaagtTACCAGTCTTTTCTGGGAAATTAGAAGAATGGCCTATGTTTATAAGCAGCTACGAAACGTCAACGAAAGCGTGCGGATTTTCAGATCTAGAAAATTTGGCACGTCTTCAGGAATGCTTGAAAGGTGAAGCGTTGGAAGCGGTAAGAAGCAGACTACTGTTACCAAAAGCTGTCCCAAAGATTATTGAAACGCTAAGGATGTTATTTGGCCGTCCAGAGAAACTCCTCAACATGTTATTAGTTAAAGTTCGAAGTACAGCGTCCCCGAAAGCAGATCGTCTGTCTAGTTTCATTAGTTTTGGGATAATAGTGCAGCAGTTAGCTGATCATCTCGAAGCCACCGATCTTACAGCTCATTTAGTAAATCCCATGCTTATCCAAGAGCTGACTGATAAGCTTCCGGCGGCCACGCAGCTACAATGGGTGCGTTATCGAAGGAAAAGCAAAGTAGTAACGCTGCGAACACTGTCCAACTTTCTGTCAAATATCGTGAAAGACGCAAGCGAAGTGGCGTCGTATGGAGATGCAGCACGATATATAGAACAAGGGTTCCgaaaaggaaaaaaggaaaAGTACGATGGATTCGTACACACTCATAGTGTAGAACAGTCAAGCGTAGTGAAAGCAAGAGGTGAGAGTTCCACGACGAAGGAACGAAAACCCTGTCGGATTTGCGGTAGAGTGGATCACAGAATaagaaactgtgaaatgtttcgcAGATTACAGTTAGCTGACCGCTGGGATGCGGTCCAAAAGTGGCAGTTATGCCAGGTGTGTCTAAATGAACACGGAAATGCTGAGTGCAAGTTGAACATCCGTTGCAATGTTGAGTCTTGTAGAGAGCGCCACAATTCGTTGCTGCATTCAACGGTACCCATCATACGCTCAAATTGTAACGTTCATGCAATTCAACGCAAACCTTCCATTGTATTCCGAATGATGCCTGTTACCTTGTATTGCGGAAGCTGTAGTGTGAACACGATCGCATTTTTTGATGAAGGTTCTTCATACACGTTGATTGAGAGATCGCTGAAGGACGTGCTAGGAGCTCGAGGTGTGATTCAACCGCTTCGGGTGACATGGACCGCCGGAGTCTCGCGACTCGAAAAAGGTTCGCAAAAAATAGATTTGTGTATTTCGGCGAAAGGTTCAAGACAACGTTATCCGTTGAAAGGCGTCCATACAGTAGAAAATCTCAAGCTGCCGCAACATTCGCTTGATGTGCCGCAGTTGATACAGCAATACACTCACCTTCAAGGGATTCCGGTGGCAAAATTCCAGCAATCCACTCCACAAATTCTCATTGGACTAAAAGACATACACTTGTACGCACCAATAGAGTCAAGAATAGGTCAACCGGAGGAACCGATTGCTGTTAGATCGAAACTCGGATGGACTGTCTATGGACCGACGAGCGAAGCACATTTCGATACCGGATTAGTCGGACATCATTCATGTAACACCGTATCAAATCAAGAGCTTCACGATCTATTGAAAAGTCATTACGACATGGAGGAAACGGGAATTTCGGTGGCAttgcttccagaaccggaagaagACAGACGTGCTCTCGAAATACTGAAAGCCACGACAGTGGGAATAGTAGATCGATTTGAGATAGGACTTCTATGGAAAGATGATGATCCAAGTTTTCCTGACAGCTACCCTATGGCTCTGAAACGTCTACAGAGTCTTGAAAAGCGCTTAATTAAAGATCCCGAGCTGTATGAGAAAGTTCGCGGGATGATTGCAGAATATCTGGCGAAGCGATACGCTCATAAAGCTACGCTGTCTGAGTTGGCTGCGTTCGAGAGTCGAAAAGTTTGGTATTTGCCTCTAAACATAGTGCATAACTCAAGAAAAAAGAAGTATCGCCTGGTATGGGATGCTAGAGCCGCAGTCAATGGAGTGTCACTGAATTCGAAGTTATTAAAAGGTCCAGATTTGTTAACTGCACTTCCAGCAGTTGTTTGCAGATTCCGTGAGCGAGTGATAGGTTTCGGAGCAGATATAAAAGAAATGTATCATCAAATGAGAATACGCGAGTCCGACAAGCGCGTGTTGAGATTTCTATTCCGTAACAATCCCAATACTGTTCCAGAGGTCTATGTAATGGACGTGGCAACTTTCGGTTCAACCAGCTCACCCTGTTCAGCGCAATATGTAAAAAACTTGAACGCGAAAGAGTTTGCCAGGCAATTTCCAGAAGCAGCTGAGAAAATCATCAAAAACCACTACGTCGACGATTATTTCGATAGCGCAGACACCGTTGAACAAGCTGTAAGGTTGGCAAAAGAAGTTCGGCTTGTACACGCAAGAGGAGGTTTCGAACTTCGcaactgggtatcgaattccaaGGAGTTTCTGGAAGCCATGGGAAAAGAACGAACCGACCATGACGTTCGTTTCAGCGAGGACAAAGAAACGGGTCTAGAACGGGTGTTGGGAATCGTCTGGAGTCCAACTAACGACGAATTTTCGTTCTCAATCCAATTAAGGGACGATCTCGTGCCATATATTTCAAGCGAAAAGCTGCCAACGAAAAGAATCGTCATGAGCTGCGTGATGAGTTTCTTCGATCCGTTAGGGCTGTTGTCGATTttcacgttctacggaaaactgATAATCCAGGAGCTATGGCGAAGTGGATGTGATTGGGACCAGCAAATAGTTGGAGAGAGTGCTGAGAAGTGGAACCAATGGATAAGCAGACTGCCAGAGGTCGAAGATGTGCGCATACCTCGATACTTTTTCCGACGCACTGATACACTGGACTACAACAGCGTAGAACTCCATGTGTTCGTCGATGCAAGCGAGATCGCGTACGGAGCAGCAGTTTACATTAGAATAGGGGCAGCTGATGGACCGAAGTGTTCTCTGGTGATGGCAAGATCAAAGGTCGCTCCGCTAAAACACCTTTCGATTCCTCGTTTGGAGTTGCAAGCGGCAGTAATGGGAACCAGGCTGGCGAATTCTGTTGCTGAAATACTATCCTTTAAGCTGAAACAGCGATATTTTTGGAGTGATTCGAGGACGGTGCTATCATGGATTCATTCGGACCACCGAAGATATAAACAGTTCGTTGCGTTCCGCATTGGAGAAATCCTTGATCTGTCAAATCCAACAGAGTGGCGATGGGTTCCAAGCAAATTCAACATAGCCGATGCGATGACCAAATGGAACAAAAATCATACAATGCGATCTGATGGTCCCTGGTTCCGTGGCCCATGTTTTTTATATCAGTTGGAAGAAACCTGGCCTGAGCAGGATAGGATTAAACCGAACGTGCAAGAGGAGTTACGAGCATGTTTTCTATTTCACGATGTTGAAACAAAAGAACAAATTGTGGATGTGACACGTTTTTCCCGATGGAAGATTCTAGTTCGAACAGTAGCGTGCATCTATCGGTTCATGTCAAACTGTCGAAGGAAGCGAGATGGCTTAGAGATTGAAGCAATTCCGGTACCTGTTGACTGGCAGCAGCGAGTAAAGCGTAGTATACCTGCGATAATAGTACCTTTAACACGAAAGGAGTTCCAGAAGGCAGAAGCGTATCTCTGGAAATCAGCGCAAGCAGACGGGTTTCCGGACGAAATAAAGGTGCTAAAGAAAAACCGTAAGCTGTCGTACGAAAAAATGCACGAAATAGAACATGACAGCTATCTTTACAGCATGAGTCCCTTTTTGGATGAACAGGATGTATTACGGATGGAAGGTAGGGCTGCCCGAGGTTCATCATTACCATTTGAACTGAGATTCCCGATAATTCTGCCCAAAAGGCATACGATTACCGACAAACTTCTTGAATATTACCATCAGCAGATGGCCCATGGTAATACTGAAACTGCTGTAAATGAAATACGACAACGCTTCCGCATCCAGCATCTTCGAACAGAAATGAAAAAGATAGAGAAAGCTTGCGTACGCTGCAAAGTGAAGAAGTGCAAACCGAGACATCCAAGAATGGCACCACTTCCAGTATCACGTGTAACACCAAACCAACCACCGTTCAGCTATACCGGTGTAGATTTCTGTGGCCCATTTACAGTAACCGTAGGACGTCGTTCGGAGAAAAGATACGTTTCGTTGTTCACCTGCTTGACAACGAGGGCCGTACACCTTGAGGTCGCTCATAGCTTGACGACTCAAGCGTGCTTGATGGCGATACGTCGTTTCGTGTGTCGGAGAGGTAAACCGATCGAGTTCTTTTCCGATAACGGAACAAATTTTCAAGCGGCAAATAAAGAAATCGCTAGGGATATCGGAAACAAAGCTGCAGAAATGTTCAACGACTCCAGAACCCAATGGAACTTCAATCCGCCGAGTGCCCCACACATGGGCGGGGTTTGGGAAAGACTGGTGCGGTCTCTTAAGGCAGCGTTAGCCGTCATCGATGACGGACGAACGATAACCGACGAAGTATTGCTAACTGTACTGGCGGAGGCCGAAGATCTCATTAATTCGCGTCCTCTAACGTACAGGTCACTAGATCCAGGAATTGAAGAAGCCTTGACACCTAACCATTTTGTCCGAGCCGTGGGAACTATACGAACACAATGCGCCGTTCCCCCAACAAATGACGCTGTAGCTCTAAGAGACCGTTACAAACGATCGCAATTGTTAGCAGACAGACTGTGGACTCGGTGGGTTCGTGAATATATGCCGTCAATCAATCAGCGAACCAAATGGCACACGGAGTCACCTCCACTAGCAAATGGTGACTTGGTTTACATAGCAGATGATATCGTACGGAAGAACTGGATCCGTGGAATCGTCGTTGAAGTCTACAAGGGAGCAGATGGGAGAATCAGACAAGCCCTGGTGAAAACAGCGAAAGGTAAACTGAAGCGGCCCGTTACGAAGCTCGCTGTTCTTGAAGTGCAGGATCGTAAATCTGGTTCAATCGAAGAGACTTCACCAGAGTTACGGGGAGGGGCTGTAGACGCACCATCCAAAAACAGCAATCAGTGAGTACCGCCGGAGTAAGGACAACATACATTTGAAAGGAGATACCGTTATACCGACGGGTGACAGGTAAAGATATATGTAAAGTTGTTATGCGAAAGAGGGAGAAGAAAAAAAGTATAGCATAAGTCAGAAAACAGGAAAAGCATAGTCTAAATAGTGCAAGAAAGGTGATAGATAAAGctacttagaaatatttttatagTCGGTTAAAAGGGCGTGTGAATTGAAAGaaggaaatttgaaatttatataaGGTGAGGAAAAAGATAGAGTATAATATTTATCCATTCTAAATCATTTGAAATACCGTAGGAGAGATTTCGTAAGCATTCGAACTAGTAACCTGAAATAGAAGAGAAAACTATAAATGTAAGTAAGAAAAATGAATTTAAAGGAAAGTGAATTAAAATTGATTTGtatgttttaaaaataaatagttttgagctGACTCAACCAAAAGAGCTGCTAcggaaattttgtttgtttttttttttgtgaattcggTTTACAGTAGTTCCGAAcaatcgggtcgttcaaaagttatagtcgaaaacgtaaatgttgttctcatatgagagatattttgacattttaataatttttgtatgaaggcacccaaaaaggcacttctagatgagcgatcattcgatttgttatattattagctaactctgacgaaattttgaacgaaattcatcgggtggttcaaaagttatagtcgaaaacgtaaatgttgttctcatatgagagatattttgacattttaataatttttgtatgaaggcacccaaaaaggcacttctaaatgagcgatcattcgatttgttatattattagctaactctgacgaaattttgaacgaaatttatcgggtcgttcaaaagttatagtcgaaaacgtaaatgttgttctcatatgagagatattttgacattttaataatttttgtatgaaggcacccaaaaaggcacttctagatgtacgatcattcgatttgttatattattagctaactctgacgaaattttgaacgaaatttatcgggtcgttcaaaagttatagtcgaaaacgtaaatgttgttctcatatgagagatattttgacattttaataatttttgtatgaaggcacccaaaaaggcacttctagatgtgcgatcattcgatttgttatattattagctaactctgacgaaattttgaacgaaatttatcgggtcgttcaaaagttatagtcgaaaacgtaaatgttgttctcatatgagagatattttgacattttaataatttttgtatgaaggcacccaaaaaggcacttcgagatgtgcgatcattcgatttgttatattattagctaactctgacgaaattttgaacgaaatttatcgggtcgttcaaaagttatagtcaaaaacgtaaatgttgttctcatatgagagatgttttgacattttaataatttttgtatgaaggcacccaaaaaggcacttctagatgtgcgatcattcgatttgttatattattagctaactctgacgaaattttgaacgaaatttatcgggtcgttcaaaagttatagtcgaaaacgtaaatgttgttctcatatgagagatattttgacattttaataatttttgtatgaaggcacccaaaaaggcacttctagatgagcgatcattcgatttgttatattattagctaactctgacgaaattttgaacgaaatttatcgggtcgttcaaaagttatagtcgaaaacgtaaatgttgttctcatatgagagatattttgacattttaataatttttgtatgaaggcacccaaaaaggcacttctagatgagcgatcattcgatttgttatattattagctaactctgacgaaattttgaacgaaatttatcgggtcgttcaaaagttatagtcgaaaacgtaaatgttgttctcatatgagagatattttgacattttaataatttttgtatgaaggcacccaaaaaggcacttctagatgtgcgatcattcgatttgttatattattagctaactctgacgaaattttgaacgaaatttatcgggtcgttcaaaagttatagtcgaaaacgtaaatgttgttctcatatgagagatattttgacattttaataatttttgtatgaaggcacccaaaaaggcacttctagatgagcgatcattcgatttgttatattattagctaactctgacgaaattttgaacgaaatttatcgggtcgttcaaaagttatagtcgaaaacgtaaatgttgatctcatatgagatattttgacattttaataatttttgtatgaaggcacccaaaaaggcacttctagatgtgcgatcattcgatttgttatattattagctaactctgacgaaattttgaacgaaatttatcgggtcgttcaaaagttatagtcgaaaacgtaaatgttgttctcatatgagagatattttgacattttaataatttttgtatgaaggcacccaaaaaggcacttctagatgtgcgatcattcgatttgttatattattagctaactctgacgaaattttgaacgaaatttatcgggtcgttcaaaagttatagtcgaaaacgtaaatgttgttctcatatgagagatattttgacattttaataatttttgtatgaaggcacccaaaaaggcacttctagatgtgcgatcattcgatttgt
This genomic window from Malaya genurostris strain Urasoe2022 chromosome 1, Malgen_1.1, whole genome shotgun sequence contains:
- the LOC131437677 gene encoding uncharacterized protein LOC131437677; this encodes MYHQMRIRESDKRVLRFLFRNNPNTVPEVYVMDVATFGSTSSPCSAQYVKNLNAKEFARQFPEAAEKIIKNHYVDDYFDSADTVEQAVRLAKEVRLVHARGGFELRNWVSNSKEFLEAMGKERTDHDVRFSEDKETGLERVLGIVWSPTNDEFSFSIQLRDDLVPYISSEKLPTKRIVMSCVMSFFDPLGLLSIFTFYGKLIIQELWRSGCDWDQQIVGESAEKWNQWISRLPEVEDVRIPRYFFRRTDTLDYNSVELHVFVDASEIAYGAAVYIRIGAADGPKCSLVMARSKVAPLKHLSIPRLELQAAVMGTRLANSVAEILSFKLKQRYFWSDSRTVLSWIHSDHRRYKQFVAFRIGEILDLSNPTEWRWVPSKFNIADAMTKWNKNHTMRSDGPWFRGPCFLYQLEETWPEQDRIKPNVQEELRACFLFHDVETKEQIVDVTRFSRWKILVRTVACIYRFMSNCRRKRDGLEIEAIPVPVDWQQRVKRSIPAIIVPLTRKEFQKAEAYLWKSAQADGFPDEIKVLKKNRKLSYEKMHEIEHDSYLYSMSPFLDEQDVLRMEGRAARGSSLPFELRFPIILPKRHTITDKLLEYYHQQMAHGNTETAVNEIRQRFRIQHLRTEMKKIEKACVRCKVKKCKPRHPRMAPLPVSRVTPNQPPFSYTGVDFCGPFTVTVGRRSEKRYVSLFTCLTTRAVHLEVAHSLTTQACLMAIRRFVCRRGKPIEFFSDNGTNFQAANKEIARDIGNKAAEMFNDSRTQWNFNPPSAPHMGGVWERLVRSLKAALAVIDDGRTITDEVLLTVLAEAEDLINSRPLTYRSLDPGIEEALTPNHFVRAVGTIRTQCAVPPTNDAVALRDRYKRSQLLADRLWTRWVREYMPSINQRTKWHTESPPLANGDLVYIADDIVRKNWIRGIVVEVYKGADGRIRQALVKTAKGKLKRPVTKLAVLEVQDRKSGSIEETSPELRGGAVDAPSKNSNQ
- the LOC131425723 gene encoding uncharacterized protein LOC131425723, whose protein sequence is MIGSNPNPENPEQSGYNCAACHRPDNDETNMVFCDHCQRWYHFGCAGVNDDVRNISWSCPDCEACESDVADSSELQKELEQLEEEKKKQKRQIEREMILHRKRLQMQQELLDMRQQLEREKRNMELEFEKAQLEKKIAEEEEHQKNLNEMRANMNEKLKLLKLKRTVESDVGELQSNKESAVGRVEKEGSKEKSQNRTIAEKAKAGKIELENKKSRKGKPETADPILTSCSDIRGAYRKHSTPKVTDRVINKQDGIPYNLPESFPLNRDNDVTPFGHPEIPKKKENNSGGKMKIVPEVTESESENSSTDKNDISDEDSYSDTESYVEDENSSVDEEDRFEKEDGSEMEKESSGKSENDEVPARRKKETQLRKHRSQYDPTKAQLSARQFLSKKLPVFSGKLEEWPMFISSYETSTKACGFSDLENLARLQECLKGEALEAVRSRLLLPKAVPKIIETLRMLFGRPEKLLNMLLVKVRSTASPKADRLSSFISFGIIVQQLADHLEATDLTAHLVNPMLIQELTDKLPAATQLQWVRYRRKSKVVTLRTLSNFLSNIVKDASEVASYGDAARYIEQGFRKGKKEKYDGFVHTHSVEQSSVVKARGESSTTKERKPCRICGRVDHRIRNCEMFRRLQLADRWDAVQKWQLCQVCLNEHGNAECKLNIRCNVESCRERHNSLLHSTVPIIRSNCNVHAIQRKPSIVFRMMPVTLYCGSCSVNTIAFFDEGSSYTLIERSLKDVLGARGVIQPLRVTWTAGVSRLEKGSQKIDLCISAKGSRQRYPLKGVHTVENLKLPQHSLDVPQLIQQYTHLQGIPVAKFQQSTPQILIGLKDIHLYAPIESRIGQPEEPIAVRSKLGWTVYGPTSEAHFDTGLVGHHSCNTVSNQELHDLLKSHYDMEETGISVALLPEPEEDRRALEILKATTVGIVDRFEIGLLWKDDDPSFPDSYPMALKRLQSLEKRLIKDPELYEKVRGMIAEYLAKRYAHKATLSELAAFESRKIP